In the Opitutaceae bacterium genome, one interval contains:
- the mgrA gene encoding L-glyceraldehyde 3-phosphate reductase, protein MNSYQPSESRYANPALYARTGRSGLMLPRISLGLWHNFGGVDPLENQRSLIRRAFDLGVTHFDLANNYGPPPGSAETNFGRILRDDLAAYRDELIISSKAGYEMWPGPYGEWGSRKYLIASLDQSLKRMGLDYVDIFYSHRPDPHTPMEETMGALDHIVRSGKALYVGVSSYSPEQTAQAAKILRTLGTPALIHQPSYNMFDRHVEEGLLDTLEQEGMGCIAFCPLAQGLLTDRYLKDIPGDSRAAKAHGFLKADDITPEVRKTLQELNEVARSRNQSLAQLAITWVLRDPRMTSALIGASKVSQLESNIQALEAEPLSKDDIDRIDAILG, encoded by the coding sequence ATGAATTCCTACCAACCCTCCGAATCCCGCTACGCCAACCCAGCCCTTTACGCCCGCACCGGTCGGTCCGGCCTGATGCTTCCCCGTATCTCCCTCGGCCTCTGGCATAATTTCGGCGGTGTCGATCCCCTGGAAAACCAACGCAGCCTCATCCGCCGCGCCTTCGATCTCGGCGTCACTCACTTTGATCTCGCCAACAACTACGGACCGCCTCCCGGGTCGGCCGAGACCAATTTCGGTCGGATCCTCCGGGACGACCTCGCCGCTTACCGGGATGAACTCATCATCTCCTCCAAGGCCGGCTACGAGATGTGGCCGGGGCCTTACGGCGAATGGGGTTCCCGCAAATACCTGATCGCTTCACTCGACCAGTCCCTCAAGCGGATGGGGCTTGATTACGTCGATATCTTCTACAGTCACCGACCCGACCCGCACACCCCGATGGAGGAAACCATGGGGGCCCTCGATCACATCGTGCGTTCCGGCAAGGCACTCTATGTCGGCGTCTCCAGTTACTCACCCGAACAGACCGCCCAGGCCGCGAAAATCCTCCGCACCCTGGGCACGCCCGCGCTCATACACCAGCCCAGCTACAATATGTTCGACCGGCATGTCGAGGAAGGCCTCCTGGATACGCTGGAGCAGGAAGGCATGGGGTGCATCGCCTTCTGTCCGCTCGCCCAGGGGCTGCTGACCGATCGCTATCTGAAGGACATCCCGGGCGATTCCCGGGCCGCCAAAGCCCACGGCTTCCTCAAGGCGGACGACATCACTCCCGAGGTTCGAAAGACCCTGCAGGAGCTCAACGAGGTCGCGCGATCGCGCAACCAGTCACTCGCACAGCTCGCCATCACCTGGGTCCTGCGCGATCCCCGCATGACCAGCGCCCTCATCGGCGCAAGCAAGGTCTCCCAACTGGAATCCAATATACAGGCACTCGAAGCGGAACCCTTGAGCAAAGATGACATCGACCGGATCGATGCCATTCTGGGTTGA
- a CDS encoding ankyrin repeat domain-containing protein, with the protein MKHTLIPCIIALTMTGCGPREPSVDIWTACATGNTAAVKQHIRFGTDLDAAEPKGGSSPLIVAALVGQTEVVRLLVENGADINFQNGELSTALHTAAFFCHRKVVEYLLDHGADRELVNVYGRTPLGSVEGEWNDEVAGRYMAIAGALRLPIDLEEIRASRPIIADLLRRNSDG; encoded by the coding sequence ATGAAACACACCCTGATTCCCTGCATCATCGCCCTCACCATGACAGGTTGCGGCCCCCGGGAGCCGTCGGTGGACATCTGGACAGCCTGCGCCACCGGCAATACCGCAGCAGTCAAGCAACACATCCGGTTCGGAACCGACCTGGATGCAGCCGAGCCGAAGGGCGGGAGCAGCCCGCTCATCGTTGCAGCTCTCGTCGGCCAGACTGAAGTGGTCCGGCTCTTGGTGGAAAATGGAGCGGATATCAACTTCCAGAATGGCGAACTCTCAACCGCCCTGCACACCGCGGCCTTTTTCTGTCATCGAAAGGTCGTTGAGTACCTGCTCGATCATGGAGCCGACCGGGAACTCGTCAACGTCTACGGCCGCACCCCACTCGGATCGGTAGAGGGCGAATGGAACGACGAGGTGGCGGGGCGCTACATGGCGATCGCCGGGGCCCTGCGACTCCCGATCGATCTGGAAGAGATCAGGGCGAGTCGGCCAATCATCGCAGACCTATTGCGCCGGAACTCGGATGGCTGA
- a CDS encoding acyltransferase family protein, producing the protein MAEPAGGHQSRLIFADNLRSALVILVVLHHIALIYGGVAPFYYVEPQPFGTSAFRILLVFVLTNQAWFMGALFLLSGYFTPSSCNRKGSIRFVKERLWRLGIPLLVFFFILNPLSSLGLHLMPAAAGRSAPPLDWSSYPELIGLGPMWFVLMLIVFDLGYAGWRTLPVKDPPTFGRLQSTGGIFLTTGAVILALASSSFLIRMWIPIGKAVLGFPTLSYFPQYLAFFLIGIAAARTDTSWKLSPHAGLAGLCLAAAATVLLFPLAISGRLFSLQLGPQLTLALGNGHWQSAAYALWDSAFAVGLCLGLIAGFQRLVNRSGPFGQFLHGQSFTVYVIHTPVIVLLAWFLQPVQLGPLTKFGFASCVMVPTCFGAAYLLNQIYAGIRAIRSGTARTESKHLS; encoded by the coding sequence ATGGCTGAGCCTGCCGGGGGTCACCAATCCCGCCTGATTTTCGCGGACAACCTGCGCTCCGCGCTCGTCATCCTCGTCGTCCTCCATCACATCGCCCTGATCTACGGCGGGGTTGCTCCCTTCTATTACGTCGAACCTCAGCCCTTTGGCACTTCCGCCTTTCGGATCCTGCTCGTTTTCGTCCTGACGAATCAAGCCTGGTTCATGGGCGCCCTGTTTCTGCTTTCCGGCTATTTCACTCCGAGCTCCTGCAATCGGAAAGGATCCATCCGGTTCGTGAAGGAGCGCCTGTGGCGTCTCGGCATCCCTCTGCTCGTGTTCTTCTTCATTCTCAACCCGCTCTCATCTCTGGGGCTCCATCTGATGCCTGCCGCGGCGGGGAGGTCCGCGCCGCCCCTGGATTGGAGCAGCTACCCGGAACTGATCGGACTCGGCCCGATGTGGTTCGTCCTGATGCTGATCGTCTTCGACCTCGGTTACGCCGGTTGGCGGACGCTGCCTGTGAAAGACCCGCCGACCTTCGGTCGCCTGCAATCGACTGGCGGAATCTTCCTGACCACTGGCGCAGTGATCCTTGCCCTCGCGTCGTCCAGCTTCCTGATCAGGATGTGGATCCCCATCGGAAAGGCAGTTCTCGGTTTTCCCACTCTCAGCTATTTCCCGCAGTATCTGGCCTTCTTCCTGATCGGCATCGCCGCAGCCCGAACGGACACTTCATGGAAATTGTCCCCCCATGCCGGCCTGGCCGGCCTCTGTCTGGCGGCAGCCGCGACAGTCCTCCTTTTTCCCCTAGCCATCAGCGGCCGCCTATTTTCGCTCCAACTCGGTCCCCAACTGACCCTGGCTCTCGGAAACGGCCATTGGCAATCCGCCGCTTACGCGCTCTGGGACTCTGCCTTTGCAGTCGGTCTTTGCCTCGGGCTGATCGCAGGTTTCCAGCGCCTGGTGAACCGGTCAGGTCCGTTCGGGCAATTCCTTCACGGACAGAGTTTCACCGTCTACGTCATCCACACCCCGGTCATCGTTCTTCTCGCCTGGTTTCTCCAGCCGGTCCAGCTCGGACCGCTGACAAAGTTCGGCTTCGCCTCCTGCGTCATGGTGCCCACCTGCTTTGGCGCCGCCTATCTGCTCAACCAAATCTACGCGGGGATCCGTGCGATCCGATCAGGAACGGCCCGAACGGAAAGCAAGCATCTCAGTTGA
- the erpA gene encoding iron-sulfur cluster insertion protein ErpA translates to MISLTPNAAKRVRELQSEVDQPEKRLRVFVESGGCSGFQYGMSFDLPKEDDAVIASEGVEILLDPASGTYLEGSVVDFDDGLHGKGFEIRNPNAESTCGCGKSFN, encoded by the coding sequence ATGATTTCCCTCACACCGAACGCCGCGAAACGCGTGCGCGAGCTCCAATCTGAAGTCGATCAGCCGGAGAAGCGGCTGCGGGTTTTCGTCGAATCAGGAGGGTGTTCGGGTTTTCAGTACGGGATGTCGTTCGACCTGCCGAAGGAGGACGATGCCGTAATTGCGAGTGAAGGCGTGGAGATCCTGTTGGATCCGGCCAGTGGAACCTACCTGGAGGGTTCGGTGGTCGATTTTGACGACGGTCTGCACGGCAAGGGGTTCGAAATCAGGAACCCGAATGCCGAAAGCACCTGCGGCTGCGGGAAGTCGTTCAACTGA
- the rpoN gene encoding RNA polymerase factor sigma-54, which translates to MCAQGFQQELRQKQTQSLVLAPQLRQSLKILQVAALDLRTAIQEELQSNPTLEELPLEMISIEEKRDEGTSANDSDGERQELEFDESFQILSKLNDEWRDHMADMGGTRFTREDADRRQHFFDSLVAETSLQEHLMQQAEMIDLSDEQKKAMEYLVGSLDNNGFLTSTLADIALMSGLPLASVQEAHRVLLTFEPTGIGCANLRECLLLQLKVKGKATSVASRITKDHFDLLTRRRIPDIARRIGLSLEEVQKALKEIALLDPAPGRRFADDSNRVVIPDVIVRKDDGEWTIDLNNDYIPRLRLSQSYKDLIAKGKLSRQERDYLQEKLRSGKFLISSIEQRQQTIEKITREILRVQLDFFEEGVSKLRPLTMTQVAEAVGVHETTVSRAIANKFIETPHGVFEIKYFFTPGYASSEGQSVSNTSVKDMIAALVQTEDPSSPLSDQDIVGRLAEREIKIARRTVAKYREELGILPSNLRSEYE; encoded by the coding sequence ATGTGCGCCCAGGGATTCCAACAGGAGCTTCGCCAGAAGCAGACCCAGAGTCTGGTTCTTGCCCCGCAACTGCGGCAGTCCCTGAAGATCCTGCAAGTCGCCGCCCTCGATCTGCGGACGGCCATCCAGGAAGAACTCCAGAGCAATCCGACGCTCGAGGAACTCCCCCTCGAGATGATCAGCATCGAGGAAAAGAGAGACGAAGGGACTTCCGCCAATGATTCGGATGGCGAGCGCCAGGAACTGGAGTTCGACGAAAGCTTCCAGATCCTGAGCAAGCTGAATGACGAATGGCGCGATCATATGGCGGACATGGGTGGAACCCGTTTCACCCGCGAGGACGCCGACCGCCGCCAGCATTTCTTCGATTCCCTCGTCGCCGAGACTTCCCTCCAGGAACACCTCATGCAGCAGGCCGAGATGATCGACCTGAGCGACGAGCAGAAAAAGGCCATGGAGTACCTGGTCGGCAGCCTCGACAACAACGGCTTCCTCACCTCGACGCTGGCCGACATCGCCCTGATGTCCGGATTGCCTCTCGCCTCCGTCCAGGAAGCCCACCGCGTCCTCCTCACCTTTGAACCAACCGGCATCGGTTGCGCCAACCTCAGGGAATGCCTTCTCCTGCAACTCAAGGTCAAAGGCAAGGCCACCTCTGTGGCCAGCCGGATCACCAAGGACCATTTTGATCTCCTGACCCGGCGCCGCATCCCCGACATCGCCCGCCGGATCGGTCTGTCCCTCGAGGAAGTCCAGAAAGCCCTCAAGGAAATCGCCCTGCTCGACCCCGCCCCCGGCCGCCGCTTCGCCGACGACAGCAACCGGGTTGTCATCCCCGATGTCATCGTGCGCAAGGACGACGGCGAATGGACGATCGACCTCAACAACGACTATATTCCCCGGCTTCGGCTCAGTCAGTCCTACAAGGACCTTATCGCCAAGGGGAAACTCTCGCGCCAGGAGAGGGATTATCTTCAGGAGAAACTCCGCTCGGGGAAATTCCTCATCAGCTCGATCGAACAACGCCAGCAGACGATCGAGAAAATCACCCGCGAAATCCTCCGGGTTCAGTTGGACTTCTTCGAAGAAGGCGTCTCCAAGCTGCGCCCGCTCACCATGACCCAGGTCGCCGAGGCTGTCGGCGTCCATGAGACCACCGTCAGCCGGGCCATCGCCAACAAGTTCATCGAAACCCCGCACGGGGTTTTTGAGATCAAGTACTTCTTCACCCCGGGCTATGCCTCGAGCGAGGGTCAGTCTGTTTCCAATACGAGCGTCAAGGACATGATCGCCGCCCTCGTTCAGACCGAGGATCCTTCCAGTCCGCTCAGCGACCAGGACATCGTGGGCAGACTGGCCGAGCGCGAAATCAAGATCGCCCGGCGCACCGTCGCCAAGTACCGCGAGGAACTCGGCATCCTCCCGAGTAATCTGCGCAGCGAGTACGAATAG
- a CDS encoding CPBP family intramembrane glutamic endopeptidase yields the protein MTETPLPVLVTMSVLLTAGVALWIWTLSRNRQQLPWRGNNQLAHWDIPVADFLLLFFLVVLFVFFGSQAAVYWSDASGLEEPATALRQAVVSGYTFHLGSIVVWILFGIYHPGIWPGRGLSWFNSSVAAIRSLLFAIPVILLVFLPWSALLEALGLSTAPQPLVGIFQEADEPGYLIALAFLAVVVAPINEELLFRGGIFRFLKSRFPTSLAMIVSSVLFALLHLNWFSFLPLFTLGCFLSLVTLKTGSLKPAILMHALFNLNSVLAILASPAS from the coding sequence ATGACCGAAACGCCCCTTCCCGTGCTTGTCACCATGTCCGTCCTGTTGACGGCCGGGGTCGCACTCTGGATCTGGACCCTGAGTCGGAACCGCCAGCAACTGCCCTGGCGCGGAAACAATCAATTGGCGCATTGGGACATCCCGGTCGCGGACTTCCTCCTTCTCTTCTTTCTCGTCGTTCTCTTCGTCTTTTTTGGTTCCCAGGCCGCGGTCTACTGGAGCGATGCTTCAGGCCTCGAGGAGCCCGCCACCGCCCTTCGACAGGCGGTTGTTTCGGGCTACACCTTTCATCTCGGCAGCATCGTGGTCTGGATTCTCTTTGGGATTTATCACCCCGGTATCTGGCCGGGACGCGGCCTCTCCTGGTTCAACTCGTCAGTCGCAGCCATCCGAAGCCTGCTTTTCGCCATCCCGGTCATCCTCCTGGTCTTCCTCCCCTGGTCGGCCCTGCTGGAGGCCCTCGGGCTCTCGACCGCCCCCCAACCGCTGGTCGGCATCTTCCAGGAGGCGGACGAACCGGGCTACCTGATCGCTCTCGCCTTCCTCGCCGTGGTGGTCGCCCCAATCAATGAGGAACTCCTCTTTCGCGGAGGCATCTTCCGCTTCCTCAAGAGCCGCTTTCCCACCTCTCTGGCCATGATTGTCAGTTCGGTTCTCTTCGCCCTCCTTCACCTCAACTGGTTCAGCTTCCTCCCGCTCTTCACCCTCGGGTGCTTTCTCAGTCTTGTCACCCTCAAGACCGGCAGCCTGAAACCCGCCATCCTCATGCATGCCCTCTTCAACCTGAATTCCGTTCTCGCCATCCTCGCCTCACCCGCGTCCTGA
- a CDS encoding thiamine-phosphate kinase, translating into MLTSSINDQLRGLGESAFIREVIADFGSACPPCPHGPGDDVAVLPPTGRQRLVTTDPVILGRHFTQADRPADVAAKLIRRNLSDIAAMGGRPEAAILSMALTGDSSRRWLRAFIRALGREARRFGVAIVGGDCAQTDGAPGFFLTLLGESTSGRVLTRAGGQIGDALYVTGSLGGSRLGRQFRFQPRLDEGRWLAGRRSVHSMIDLSDGMAKDLLDLIPDGAAALIEASDVPIAPAARRMAQSSGFPALHHAFHDGEDFELLFTISARAAPERLAAAWRKRFKTRLTRIGRIVPLSANRPTIEVIHPPEGFLLGEGYEHFR; encoded by the coding sequence GTGCTCACTTCATCGATCAACGATCAGCTTCGCGGACTCGGGGAATCCGCCTTCATCCGGGAGGTCATCGCCGATTTCGGCTCGGCCTGTCCGCCCTGTCCCCACGGACCGGGCGACGACGTCGCCGTCCTCCCGCCGACCGGCCGGCAGCGTCTTGTCACAACCGATCCCGTCATTCTGGGACGGCATTTCACCCAGGCTGATCGGCCGGCCGATGTCGCCGCAAAACTGATACGCCGCAACCTCAGCGACATCGCCGCCATGGGCGGACGCCCCGAAGCCGCCATCCTCTCGATGGCTCTGACCGGAGACAGCTCACGGCGGTGGCTTCGTGCCTTCATCCGTGCCCTCGGACGCGAGGCCCGTCGCTTCGGAGTCGCCATCGTCGGCGGCGATTGCGCCCAGACCGACGGCGCTCCCGGGTTCTTTCTCACCCTCCTCGGGGAAAGCACATCCGGCCGGGTCCTGACCCGAGCCGGCGGACAAATCGGCGACGCCCTTTATGTGACCGGTTCCCTCGGTGGAAGTCGGCTCGGTCGGCAGTTCCGTTTCCAACCTCGTCTCGACGAAGGTCGGTGGTTGGCCGGCCGCCGCTCGGTTCACTCGATGATCGATCTTTCCGACGGCATGGCCAAGGACCTCCTCGATCTCATTCCGGACGGCGCCGCTGCCCTGATCGAAGCTTCGGACGTTCCCATCGCCCCCGCCGCGAGACGGATGGCCCAATCCAGCGGGTTTCCGGCTCTCCACCACGCCTTTCATGATGGAGAGGATTTCGAGCTTCTCTTCACCATCTCCGCCCGGGCCGCCCCCGAAAGACTGGCGGCCGCCTGGCGGAAACGCTTCAAGACCCGGCTGACCCGCATCGGGCGGATCGTCCCACTGTCGGCCAACCGACCGACCATTGAGGTGATCCATCCGCCGGAAGGATTCTTACTTGGAGAGGGCTATGAGCATTTTCGATAG
- the tsaE gene encoding tRNA (adenosine(37)-N6)-threonylcarbamoyltransferase complex ATPase subunit type 1 TsaE, with the protein MSIFDRLRAGLETTSAEETHLLAREFAAALPSDRVLALSGDLGAGKTTFVRGLAAEWKIPGPITSPTFTLVNIHQGDRTLVHVDAYRLETPSAIDALMIEDFLRSPWCLAVEWPENTGDWIPPSAFNLQLALLPSGHHTLRLME; encoded by the coding sequence ATGAGCATTTTCGATAGGCTTCGCGCCGGCCTTGAAACCACCTCGGCTGAAGAAACCCACCTTCTCGCCCGCGAATTCGCCGCGGCCCTTCCATCCGATCGGGTCCTTGCCCTGAGCGGAGATCTCGGTGCCGGCAAGACCACCTTCGTCCGCGGACTGGCGGCGGAGTGGAAAATCCCCGGGCCCATCACGAGCCCGACCTTCACCCTGGTCAATATCCACCAGGGGGACCGCACGCTCGTCCACGTCGATGCCTACCGCCTGGAAACCCCCTCCGCGATCGATGCCCTGATGATCGAGGACTTCCTCAGAAGCCCCTGGTGTCTCGCCGTCGAATGGCCGGAAAACACAGGTGACTGGATTCCCCCATCCGCTTTCAACCTCCAGCTCGCGCTTCTTCCAAGCGGCCACCACACCCTCCGGTTGATGGAGTAG
- a CDS encoding Hsp70 family protein gives MHTSSHHPFVYGIDFGTSNSSVSVWDREQRSVMDHPLLRHQEPTLMYFPHARAFGANTRELFFGQEAIDHYIADNMDGRLLQAIKTILPDETFTETIINNETYTIEELVAHHLRNLKLRADRATGIDGKDVILGRPAVFHEDPKRDHLAENRLRSAARLAGFETIHFQYEPIAAARTYETSLTQPQTVLVGDFGGGTSDFTLMRLDPAKRFLNDREVDVLATGGVPSAGNRLDAEVMWYKLTPLFGRNATYSEFGREKILPVPTWPHHQICQWDRVPFLNKDIRLIEKLEHFVRRSDQPEGFTRLLSLIRRNLGFSLFQQIERSKIRLTTEDRTHLTFPDAVISISESFDFREFREMTASVTTAITSALDTTLARAGLDPDTIDCVFLTGGSSLVRNIRSIFTDRFGEDRIRTGDTFASVSRGLALSAPLFER, from the coding sequence ATGCATACCTCCTCCCACCACCCCTTTGTCTACGGCATCGATTTCGGCACCAGCAATTCCTCAGTTTCCGTCTGGGATCGCGAACAGCGATCCGTCATGGATCATCCCCTCCTTCGCCATCAGGAACCGACCCTCATGTATTTCCCGCATGCCCGGGCGTTCGGAGCGAACACTCGCGAACTGTTCTTCGGACAGGAAGCGATCGACCACTACATCGCCGACAACATGGACGGCCGTCTGCTCCAGGCCATCAAGACCATCCTTCCCGACGAAACCTTCACCGAGACGATTATCAACAATGAAACCTACACTATCGAGGAACTCGTCGCCCATCACCTGAGGAACCTCAAACTTAGGGCAGACCGTGCCACCGGGATCGATGGCAAAGACGTCATCCTAGGACGGCCCGCCGTCTTTCATGAAGACCCGAAGCGCGATCACCTGGCCGAAAACCGTCTCCGATCGGCAGCCCGACTGGCCGGATTTGAAACCATCCATTTCCAATACGAGCCGATCGCCGCCGCCCGCACCTACGAGACCTCCCTGACCCAACCGCAAACTGTCCTCGTCGGCGACTTCGGCGGCGGCACCTCCGATTTCACCCTCATGCGGCTCGATCCGGCGAAGCGCTTTCTCAATGACCGGGAGGTCGACGTCCTGGCCACCGGCGGCGTCCCATCCGCCGGCAATCGGCTCGATGCCGAGGTCATGTGGTACAAGCTCACTCCCCTCTTCGGACGCAACGCCACCTACAGCGAATTCGGCCGGGAGAAGATCCTGCCCGTCCCGACCTGGCCCCACCACCAGATCTGCCAATGGGATCGGGTTCCCTTTCTCAACAAGGACATCAGGCTGATCGAAAAGCTGGAGCACTTTGTCCGCCGGTCTGATCAACCGGAAGGCTTCACGCGCCTGCTCTCCCTCATCCGGCGCAATCTCGGCTTCTCCCTCTTCCAGCAGATCGAGCGGTCCAAGATACGCCTGACCACCGAGGACCGCACCCACCTCACCTTCCCCGATGCCGTCATCTCGATCAGCGAATCTTTCGACTTCCGAGAATTCAGGGAGATGACCGCCTCCGTCACGACTGCAATCACCTCGGCTCTCGACACCACCCTCGCCCGCGCCGGACTCGATCCCGACACGATCGATTGCGTCTTCCTGACCGGAGGCAGTTCCCTCGTCAGGAATATCCGCAGCATCTTCACCGATCGTTTCGGCGAGGACCGTATCCGAACCGGCGACACTTTCGCCTCCGTCAGCCGGGGCCTCGCCCTGAGCGCACCCCTCTTTGAGAGATAG
- a CDS encoding aldo/keto reductase translates to MKTRPFGKHDINCSEIGYGAWAIGGSWGDQRDDESLAALNRALDLGCTFIDTAAGYGNGRSERLIGRVLKERREAGREEKIYVATKTPPSAGIWPPSPYCVADERYSEAYLRANLKERLTQLGTETIDLLQLHTWTRAWNRNPTPFKTLRKMQAEGSIGLIGVSTPEHDQNSVIDLMRDGWVDSVQIIYNLFEQEPAAELLDVAGACGVGVIVRVAFDEGALTGKFTPETRFAEDDFRSSYFAGDRLTRVVKRTEAIKADLDRSGFTMPQAALKFVLAHPAVSVVIPGIRTIAQAEANCGVSDLADLPPELLRKLHRHNWRRGVWYGGK, encoded by the coding sequence ATGAAAACCCGTCCCTTCGGAAAACACGACATCAACTGCTCGGAAATCGGCTACGGAGCCTGGGCGATCGGCGGCAGCTGGGGCGACCAGCGCGACGACGAATCGCTGGCCGCGCTCAACCGGGCCCTCGATCTGGGCTGCACCTTCATAGACACCGCAGCCGGCTACGGCAACGGCCGCAGTGAACGTCTCATCGGCCGGGTCCTGAAGGAACGGCGCGAGGCCGGCAGGGAAGAGAAGATCTACGTCGCGACAAAGACGCCGCCCAGCGCCGGCATCTGGCCACCCTCACCCTATTGTGTCGCGGACGAACGTTATTCCGAAGCCTACCTCCGAGCCAATCTCAAGGAGCGCCTCACCCAACTCGGAACCGAAACGATCGACCTGCTTCAACTCCATACCTGGACCCGCGCGTGGAACCGCAATCCGACCCCCTTCAAGACCCTTCGAAAGATGCAGGCCGAGGGATCCATCGGACTGATCGGGGTCTCCACCCCGGAGCACGATCAGAACAGCGTGATCGACCTGATGCGCGACGGCTGGGTCGACTCCGTTCAGATCATCTACAATCTATTCGAACAGGAGCCCGCGGCAGAGCTTCTTGATGTGGCCGGGGCCTGCGGGGTCGGCGTCATTGTCCGGGTCGCGTTCGATGAAGGTGCCTTAACCGGAAAATTCACACCGGAAACCAGATTCGCCGAAGACGACTTCAGGAGCAGCTATTTCGCCGGTGACAGGCTGACCCGGGTGGTCAAACGCACCGAAGCAATCAAAGCCGACCTGGACCGATCCGGATTCACCATGCCACAGGCCGCCCTCAAGTTCGTCCTCGCTCACCCCGCTGTCAGCGTGGTCATTCCCGGTATCCGGACCATCGCCCAGGCCGAGGCCAATTGTGGCGTCAGCGACCTCGCAGATCTGCCTCCCGAACTTCTGAGGAAACTCCATCGTCACAACTGGCGGCGCGGCGTGTGGTATGGCGGGAAATAA